The following nucleotide sequence is from Gordonia jinghuaiqii.
GTGTGCTTCTGGAACGACCCCGACCGCAGCCGGCTTCGCGAGGCATACTTCGACACTTTCCCGGGTGTGTGGCGTCACGGCGACTCCGCAATGGTCACCGAACGCGGGACATTTGTCGTGTCCGGTCGAAGTGACTCGACCCTCAACCGCGGCGGGATCCGTATGGGTACCGCAGAGTTCTACCGGGTCGTCGAGAGCTTCCCCGGTGTCCTCGACTCGCTGGTGATCGACACCTCCTCGGGTGGCACTAGAGGGGATCTGCTGTGCTTCGTTGTCCTCGCCGACGGTCGCACACTCGACGACCTCACCCCGTCGCTGGCCACGCTTCTCCGGCGCGAACTCTCCCCACGCCACGTCCCGGATCAGTTCATCGAGATCGCCGAGGTACCCCGCACATTGAGCGGAAAGAAGGTCGAGGTGCCGATCAAGAAGATCCTCGCGGGTGCCGATCCGAATACCGTGATAAGTCGAGATGCGCTCCGCAACCCGAATGCGTTGAGGGGTTTCGTACCCCGCCATGCACTGAACACCAAGAGTTGACCGCTGCGGCCTGTATTCGCGTCGAGGTGAAGACGACCGTCCGATGATCACGTCACCGTACGCCGGCCCACGCCCCTGGATCGTGTGGGGCGTCGGCATGTTCAGCTACGTAGTGGCAGTGCTGGACCGTACGACCTTCGGTGTGTCCGGGGTGCAGGCCACCGAGAGGTTCGGCGTCTCGGCGAGCGTGCTGTCGACGTTCGTCCTGGTTCAGGTCATCGTGTACTCCGGCGCGCAGGTCCCGGCAGGGGTACTGCTCGATCGCTTCGGTTCCCGTCTCATGATCGTGACCGGCGGAACGCTGATGGCGTGTGGACAGGTACTGCTGGCTGTCACCACCGAACTGGGACATGCGCTGACGGCACGGGTGCTCGTCGGCCTCGGCGACGCCTTCATGTTCATTGCGGTCATCTCACTGGTTCCTCGCTGGTTCGCGCCACGACGCATCCCAATCGTCACCCAGCTGACCGGCATCGGTGGACAGCTCGGACAAGTGCTGTCAGCGGTACCCTTCTTGGCGATTCTCGAGGCACGCGGTTGGGCGACTGCGTATCTCAGTGCCGCAGCCGTAGGACTCGTCGCGGTCGCCCTGGCGGCAGCGTTCATCCGGAACCAGCCGCCTGGCGTTTCGTGCGGCACGGTCGGTCCAATCGCTCACCAGAAGCGGGCCCTGATCGGCCCGATCCGAGCGGTGTGGCGCAGTGCTGGCACTCGTCTCGCATTCTTCACCCACATGGGCACGCAATTCTCGATGAACACTTTCTCGCTGATGTGGGGACTCCCCTATCTCATACTCGGCCAGGGCTTGTCGTCACAACTCGCCGGCGCACTGATGAGTTTTTCTGTCGTCGTAATGGTCGTCTCCGCACCCCTCGTCGGCGCAGTCACCAGTCGGTATCCGAACCGTCGCGTACAAATGGCGCTCGGCTACGTCGCCGGCCTCATAGCCACGTGGGCCGGTGTCCTGGTACTGCCGACCGCCGCGCCACTGTGGGTCCTCGTCATCCTCATGACGGTGATCGGGCTCGGCGGACCGGCATCGATCATCGCCCTCGACATCGTCCGAACCAGCACGCAACCCGCGAATCTGGGTACCGCTCAGGCGATCACGAATCTCGGCGGCTACCTCGGATCACTGGCCCTTCTGCAGGGTATGGGCATGGCGATCAATGCAGCAGGCGGATATTCCTTCGACTCCTTCCGGATCGCCTGGTCGATGCAGGCGGTGCTGTGGATCGTCGCCCTGGTCGGCATCGCGCTGTCAGCACGAGCGTTCCGAGCGGAGACTCGCGCTCTTTGATGCCGCCGCCCCCACCGTCACGCTCCGCTCCGGACGGCCGAACACGCCGATGCGATCGCCTCGACTGGTTCCGCTGGATATGGAAATCACCGACGTCGCGGTATGCAGGTGCCTGGTCTGCGGTCGGCAACCTGCTGGAGGCGAAGTCCGACCGGAAACTGGACACTGGGATAAGCACCTACAACTCGAATCAGCCCCGCGCCATATCCACGAACCGACTCAGATGCAGCTGGTGCGCAACGGTGATGGTGGCTGTCGGACCGTTACGGTGTTTGCCCACGATGATGTCGGCCTCACCCGCGCGCGGATCGTCGCGCTCGATGGAGTCGGGGCGGTGCAGCAGGATGACCATGTCGGCGTCCTGCTCCAGTGAACCCGACTCTCGAAGGTCCGACACCTGCGGCTTCTTGTCGGTACGTTGCTCGGGACCACGGTTCAGCTGGCTGATCGCGATCACCGGAACCTCGAGTTCCTTGGCCAGCAGCTTCAACTGGCGGGAGAACTCCGAGACCTCTTGCTGACGGGACTCGACCTTCTTACCCGACGTCATCAGCTGCATGTAGTCCACCGCAAGGACTTTCAAGTCGTGACGCTGCTTGAGGCGACGCGCCTTGGCGCGGATCTCCATCATCGTCAGGTTCGGCGAGTCGTCGATGAAGAACGGCGCCTCCGAGATCTCACCCATCCGACGCGCCAGGCGGGTCCAGTCGTCGTCGCTCATGGTGCCGGCGCGCATGTCGGCGAGTTTGATCTTCGCCTCCGCCGACAGCAGACGCATGACGATCTCGGTTTTGCTCATTTCCAGGGAGAACATGGCGGCAGTGAGGCCGTGTCCGATCGCCGCCGACCGCAGGAAGTCCATGGCCAGCGTGGAGTTGTGCGTGGGCACCATCGCCTCGCCGGCGAGGTAGAGGTGCTCGTCGTTGTCGACCTGCACGCACCTCACCGGCACAGGGTCGACCGGCCGGACCCCCACCACGCGACGAACACCGGACTTGCGTCGGAGTTCCTTGTGCCGGATGGCTTTGTGATGGACGGTGAAGACATCGTCGTCGGCGTCGACGCGCAACCAGCCGGTGGCCGAGCGCTTGTAGCTGAACCCGAGACCGGCCACGAGGTCGGCGACGACGGCGGTCATGTGCCGGGTCGCGGCGGGGACGGTGATCCAGCCGTCGTCGTCGACCGTGGCTCGGGCGTCGAGCAACCCCGCAAGCAATGCCCGACGTTGCGCGATCGAACCCCGCAGGTACTCATACGGGATACGTCCACCGAGGTCGGCCATCAAGGTCATGACGTCGACCGGCCCCTCCGCGTCGATCCGCATGCCGATCTCCGGATCGTCGAAGGCCATGCCCGCCAGCGCCGCAACGGTGTACGGGCCGTAGGCGAACCGCTTGCGCGGCAGTTCCAGCGGCGCGGTGTTACGGATCACCGCACATCCGACGTGTGCACGCAGCCCCGCCGTGGTGAC
It contains:
- a CDS encoding MFS transporter, producing MITSPYAGPRPWIVWGVGMFSYVVAVLDRTTFGVSGVQATERFGVSASVLSTFVLVQVIVYSGAQVPAGVLLDRFGSRLMIVTGGTLMACGQVLLAVTTELGHALTARVLVGLGDAFMFIAVISLVPRWFAPRRIPIVTQLTGIGGQLGQVLSAVPFLAILEARGWATAYLSAAAVGLVAVALAAAFIRNQPPGVSCGTVGPIAHQKRALIGPIRAVWRSAGTRLAFFTHMGTQFSMNTFSLMWGLPYLILGQGLSSQLAGALMSFSVVVMVVSAPLVGAVTSRYPNRRVQMALGYVAGLIATWAGVLVLPTAAPLWVLVILMTVIGLGGPASIIALDIVRTSTQPANLGTAQAITNLGGYLGSLALLQGMGMAINAAGGYSFDSFRIAWSMQAVLWIVALVGIALSARAFRAETRAL
- the dnaB gene encoding replicative DNA helicase; amino-acid sequence: MAVVDDRGRGSAAGGKGRGDDAIPAEDFGRQPPQDLAAEQSVLGGMLLSKDAVADVVEKIRTNDFYRPAHQAVFEAILTLYSKGEPADAVTVSAELDRAGELKRIGGAPYLHTLISTVPTAANAGYYAEIVAEKAILRRLVEAGTRIVQFGYAGADGQDVAEVVDRAQAEVYEVTERRSAEDYLPLEDLLQPTMDEIDSIASRGGISLGVPTGFADFDKLTNGLHPGQMIIVAARPGVGKALALDTPLPTPSGWTTMGKVGVGDHLLDAHGRPTRVVAATEVMTERPCYEVEFSDGALIVADEQHQWAAEIDGKRQVVTTAGLRAHVGCAVIRNTAPLELPRKRFAYGPYTVAALAGMAFDDPEIGMRIDAEGPVDVMTLMADLGGRIPYEYLRGSIAQRRALLAGLLDARATVDDDGWITVPAATRHMTAVVADLVAGLGFSYKRSATGWLRVDADDDVFTVHHKAIRHKELRRKSGVRRVVGVRPVDPVPVRCVQVDNDEHLYLAGEAMVPTHNSTLAMDFLRSAAIGHGLTAAMFSLEMSKTEIVMRLLSAEAKIKLADMRAGTMSDDDWTRLARRMGEISEAPFFIDDSPNLTMMEIRAKARRLKQRHDLKVLAVDYMQLMTSGKKVESRQQEVSEFSRQLKLLAKELEVPVIAISQLNRGPEQRTDKKPQVSDLRESGSLEQDADMVILLHRPDSIERDDPRAGEADIIVGKHRNGPTATITVAHQLHLSRFVDMARG